In one window of Juglans regia cultivar Chandler chromosome 3, Walnut 2.0, whole genome shotgun sequence DNA:
- the LOC108984144 gene encoding glutathionyl-hydroquinone reductase YqjG-like, with protein MISISVFNKPFLPFATKKQIVHDFHSKHFIRMARSGVDETSESGAFVKTASTFRNFISKDPNSQFPAEAERYHLYVSYACPWASRCLTYVKIKGLDKAISFTPVKPKWERTKETDEYMGWVFPASETEEPGAKPDPLNGAKSIRELYELASPNYSGKYSVPVLWDKKLKTIVSNESAEIIRMLNTEFNDIAENAALDLYPPHLQAKIDETNEWVYHGINNGVYRCGFAKKQEPYEEALKEVFEALEKCEGILGKQRYICGNTLTEADIRLFVSLIRFDEVYALHFKCNKKLIREYPNLFNYTKDIFQLPGISSTVNIQHIKRHYYGSHPTINPFGIIPVGPDTDYSTPHGRDKFSA; from the exons ATGATATCCATCTCCGTCTTCAATAAACCCTTCTTACCATTTGCCACAAAGAAGCAGATCGTCCACGACTTCCATTcgaag CACTTTATTCGAATGGCTCGATCAGGAGTAGATGAGACATCAGAGTCCGGTGCTTTTGTGAAAACTGCATCAACATTTcgtaattttatttcaaaagacCCAAACTCCCAATTTCCAGCAGAAGCTGAAAGGTATCATCTGTACGTATCATATGCTTGCCCATGGGCTTCCAGGTGCCTTACATACGTGAAGATCAAAGGACTTGACAAGGCCATCAGTTTCACG CCGGTCAAACCCAAGTGGGAAAGAACAAAGGAGACTGATGAATATATGGGATGGGTTTTTCCTGCTTCAGAGACAGAGGAACCAGGGGCTAAACCTGATCCTTTAAATGGAGCAAAAAGCATTAGAGAACTTTATGAGCTTGCTAGTCCAAACTACTCTGGAAAGTACAGCGTCCCT GTACTGTGGGATAAGAAACTCAAAACAATTGTTAGCAATGAGAGTGCAGAGATAATCCGCATGTTAAATACTGAGTTCAATGATATAGCAGAGAATGCAGCTTTGGACCTTTATCCTCCTCACTTGCAAGCAAAAATTGATGAGACTAATGAATGGGTATATCATGGGATAAACAATGGTGTCTATAGATGCGGTTTTGCAAAGAAGCAGGAGCCTTATGAAGAG GCTCTGAAAGAGGTGTTTGAAGCCTTGGAAAAATGTGAGGGGATACTTGGAAAGCAACGCTACATATGTGGCAACACACTGACTGAAGCAGATATTCGATTGTTTGTCAGTCTCATAAGATTTGATGAG GTTTATGCTCTCCACTTCAAGTGTAACAAGAAACTGATACGCGAGTACCCAAATCTGTTCAATTACACCAAGGACATTTTTCAACTCCCTGGCATCAGTAGTACGGTCAACATTCAGCACATCAAACGGCATTACTATGGAAGCCATCCTACTATCAATCCATTTGGCATCATTCCTGTTGGCCCAGATACTGACTACTCTACCCCTCATGGCAGAGACAAGTTTTCTGCATAG
- the LOC108984142 gene encoding pentatricopeptide repeat-containing protein At4g19890 — MVLFLFIKSHGLQPKLSASPSHTSLFFSPLPSLFTLRDLCSYAHDHDPCTTPVHPTSSSSLLSQSRSIVRTVCSLVSESFYQQAHVRILPPKLNIQLDADSLTHEQAITVVASLASEAGSMVALSFFYWAIDFSKFRHFMRLYIVCATSLIGNGNMERAHEVMQCMVRNFAEIGRLREAIDMVIEMRNQGLVPSTRTLNFAIGIACEMGMVEYAENVFEEMCVRGAFPDCVSYKLIVVGYCRIGRILEADRWLSEMLGRSFVVDNATLTLIISAFCEKGFINRASWYFNKIVEMGLTPNVINFTSLIHGLCKKGSIKQAFETLEEMVRKGWKPNVYTHTALIDGLCKKGWTEKAFRLFLKLVRSANYKPNVHTYTAMISGYCNEDKLNRAEMLLSRMKEQGLAPNTKTYTTLIHGHCKVGNFGRAYELMNLMENEGFPPNICTYNAIIDCLCQKGRVHEAYKLLKKGFSRGLQADRFTYTILISEHCKLADTKQALVFFNKMVKVGLQPDIHTYTTLIAAFCRQKRLRESEKFFEEAVMLGLVPTKETYTSMICGYCRDGNLNLAVKHFHRMRDHGCTPDSITYGALISGLCKGFKLEEARRLYDNMIDKGLAPCEVTRLTLAYEFCRIDDSASAMIILERLDTKLWIRTVNTLVRKLCSERKVGAAALFFHRLLDKDRNADRVTLAAFMTACYESNNYALVSNLSEKISKGIG, encoded by the coding sequence ATGGTTCTCTTTTTGTTCATCAAATCCCATGGCCTTCAACCTAAACTATCAGCCTCTCCAAGCCACACTTCTCTCTTCTTCAGCCCCCTCCCCTCGCTCTTCACTCTCAGAGATTTGTGTTCCTatgctcatgatcatgatccCTGCACCACTCCAGTGCACCCCACTTCTTCTTCATCGTTATTGTCACAATCCCGTTCTATTGTCAGAACAGTCTGTTCATTGGTCTCCGAGTCTTTCTACCAACAGGCCCATGTGAGAATATTACCTCCCAAGCTTAATATTCAGCTCGATGCTGATTCTTTGACTCATGAACAGGCCATTACAGTCGTTGCTTCACTTGCCTCCGAGGCGGGTTCGATGGTGGCCTTGAGTTTCTTTTACTGGGCAATTGATTTCTCCAAGTTTCGCCATTTTATGCGGCTTTATATAGTGTGCGCCACGTCGTTGATTGGTAATGGGAATATGGAGAGGGCTCATGAAGTGATGCAGTGCATGGTGAGGAATTTTGCTGAGATTGGGAGGTTGAGGGAGGCTATTGATATGGTTATTGAGATGCGAAATCAGGGTTTGGTGCCAAGTACTCGCACCTTGAATTTTGCAATTGGCATTGCATGTGAGATGGGCATGGTTGAATATGCTGAGAACGTGTTTGAGGAAATGTGCGTCAGAGGGGCGTTTCCTGATTGTGTCAGTTATAAGTTGATAGTTGTTGGCTATTGTAGGATCGGTAGAATTCTGGAGGCGGACAGGTGGTTGAGTGAAATGCTTGGAAGAAGCTTTGTTGTAGATAATGCGACCTTGACTTTAATAATCAGTGCATTTTGTGAAAAGGGTTTTATTAATAGAGCGTCTTGGTATTTCAATAAGATCGTTGAGATGGGTTTGACGCCAAACGTGATTAATTTCACATCATTGATTCATGGGTTGTGCAAGAAGGGCAGCATTAAGCAAGCGTTTGAAACGTTGGAGGAAATGGTTCGGAAAGGTTGGAAACCTAATGTGTATACTCATACAGCATTGATTGATGGGCTCTGCAAGAAGGGATGGACTGAGAAGGCTTTTAGACTGTTTCTTAAGCTTGTCCGGAGTGCTAATTACAAGCCAAATGTTCACACATATACAGCCATGATCAGTGGGTATTGCAATGAGGACAAGTTGAACCGTGCTGAGATGTTGTTGAGCAGAATGAAAGAACAGGGATTGGCCCCCAACACTAAAACATATACCACTCTCATTCATGGGCACTGTAAAGTAGGGAATTTTGGAAGAGCATACGAGTTGATGAACTTAATGGAAAATGAGGGTTTCCCTCCTAATATCTGTACATATAATGCAATTATCGATTGCCTCTGCCAAAAGGGAAGGGTTCACGAGGCTTATAAATTGCTTAAGAAGGGTTTTAGTCGTGGATTGCAAGCTGATAGATTCACGTATACTATTCTCATATCTGAGCACTGCAAGCTGGCAGATACTAAGCAAGCCTTGGTGTTTTTCAATAAGATGGTCAAAGTAGGCCTTCAACCTGATATTCATACATATACTACATTAATCGCTGCCTTTTGTAGGCAAAAAAGAttaagagagagtgagaaattttttgaagaagCTGTCATGCTCGGCCTGGTTCCAACAAAGGAGACTTATACATCCATGATATGTGGCTACTGCAGGGATGGAAATCTGAACTTGGCTGTGAAGCATTTTCATAGGATGAGAGATCATGGATGTACACCGGACAGTATTACTTATGGTGCTCTTATAAGTGGGCTTTGCAAAGGGTTTAAGTTGGAGGAGGCTCGCCGGTTATATGACAACATGATAGATAAGGGGCTGGCCCCTTGTGAAGTTACTCGGCTGACCTTGGCTTATGAGTTTTGCAGAATAGACGATTCTGCTTCTGCCATGATTATATTAGAAAGACTAGACACAAAGCTCTGGATCCGGACTGTTAATACCTTGGTCAGGAAGCTTTGTAGTGAGAGGAAAGTGGGCGCAGCGGCACTGTTCTTTCATAGATTGTTAGACAAGGACCGTAATGCAGATCGTGTGACTTTGGCAGCATTCATGACTGCTTGTTATGAAAGCAACAACTATGCTCTTGTTTCTAACTTGTCTGAGAAGATCTCTAAAGGAATTGGTTAG